The nucleotide window gccgggcggggccgcgccgcgccgcgcggggccgccagggggcgctgagCGACCGCCGACCGGTGAAGCCGGGGGGACGCGGGGCGGCGCACCGGGGCCGCTGCGGGGGGCGAGCGGCGCGGGTCCGTGGGCAGCGGCAGCTGCAGCGGGCCGGGCAGGGGCGGTGGGGGCAGCGGTCGCGTCCGTctcgtcccgtcccgtcccgtcccgacCGCCCCGTCCCCTGGCGCGGGGGCTCGCGAGCCGCCCCGCCGAGCGCCGCACGCGCCGTCCCCGTCCCGCCGGCCGCACCGCGCTCCCATTGGTCGCGCCCCTCCGAGgctccgccccgccggccccgagcCACGTCGCCATTGGCCGCGGCCgcgcggccggccccgcccccgcccgcctgGCGTACACACCGGAGTCACGCGCCCCCCCGGGCTGGGGAGGCggtggcgggcggcggggcggggccgggccgcccctgGCGGAGGGGCGGGCGCTGATTGGCGGCGCGCGGCGCCGGGCCCGCCCccgcgcggcgggcggggaggggcggggagggcaGCGGCTTGAGGCGgcgctcggctcggcccggcccggcagtCGCCGCCTGTCGGGTCCCGCGGGCAGccgtgcccgccgccgccgcctcgcccgccgccgcgccgcgccgccgccaccgccgccgccgggggagccgGGGCACGCCGCAGGCGCCGCGCGGCGatgcggggccgcggcggcgccgAGCCCTGACTAAAGATGGCCGCGCTGCCCGGTGGGAACatggcggggggcggccggggggcgcgggtggtgctgctgctgctgctcggcGGCTGCCTGGGCCGGcggcccccggccgccgccgccgccgccgcgccgcccgccgccgtcgtcccctcggcggcggcggcggaggagacGGTGATCATCGGCCTGCGGCTGGAGGACACGGACGACGTCTCCTTCATGGAGGGGGGCGCGCTGCGGGTGAGCGAGCGGACGCGGGTGAAGCTGCGGGTCTACGGGCAGAACATCAACAACGAGACCTGGTCGCGCATCGCCTTCACGGAGCacgagcggcggcggggcgggcgggcggcggcgggggcggcggggcgcggcggcggcgggggcggcggcggggcggcgggcggcggcggcggcgccccgcaGCGCTGCGGCATCCGCACCTCGGACATCATCATCCTGCCGCACATCGTGCTCAACCGCCGCACCTCGGGCATCATCGAGATCGAGATCAAGCCCCTGCGCAAGACGGAGAAGAGCAAGTCCTACTACCTGTGCACCTCCGTGTCggcccctgccgccgccgccctgggGCCCGGGGCCACCGGGGGGCTGGCGGGCGCCGAGGGGCCGGCCGGGCCCCCGCCCTGGGGCGAGACCACCTGGATCTACCACGACGGCGAGGACACCAAGATGATCGTGGGCGAGGAGAAGAAGTTCCTGCTGCCCTTCTGGCTGCAGGTCATCTTCATCTCGCTTCTCCTCTGCCTCTCGGGCATGTTCAGCGGCCTCAACCTGGGCCTCATGGCCCTGGACCCCATGGAGCTGCGCATCGTGCAGAACTGCGGCACGGACAAAGAGAAGAACTACGCCAAGCGCATTGAGCCTGTGCGCCGCCAGGGCAACtacctgctctgctccctcctgctgggCAACGTCCTGGTCAACACCACGCTTACCATCCTGCTGGACGACATCGCCGGCTCCGGGCTGGTGGCCGTGGTGGTCTCCACCATCGGTATCGTCATCTTCGGCGAGATCGTGCCGCAGGCCATTTGCTCTCGGCACGGCCTGGCCGTGGGCGCCAACACCATCTTCCTCACCAAGTTTTTCATGATGATGACCTTCCCGGCCTCCTACCCCGTCAGCAAACTGCTGGACTGTGTCCTGGGCCAGGAGATCGGCACGGTCTATAACCGTGAGAAGTTGCTGGAGATGCTGCGCGTCACCGACCCTTATAACGATCTAGTCAAGGAGGAGCTCAACATTATCCAGGGAGCCCTGGAGCTGCGCACCAAGACCGTGGAGGACGTGATGACTCCCCTCCGAGACTGCTTCA belongs to Harpia harpyja isolate bHarHar1 chromosome 10, bHarHar1 primary haplotype, whole genome shotgun sequence and includes:
- the CNNM2 gene encoding metal transporter CNNM2 isoform X3; its protein translation is MAALPGGNMAGGGRGARVVLLLLLGGCLGRRPPAAAAAAAPPAAVVPSAAAAEETVIIGLRLEDTDDVSFMEGGALRVSERTRVKLRVYGQNINNETWSRIAFTEHERRRGGRAAAGAAGRGGGGGGGGAAGGGGGAPQRCGIRTSDIIILPHIVLNRRTSGIIEIEIKPLRKTEKSKSYYLCTSVSAPAAAALGPGATGGLAGAEGPAGPPPWGETTWIYHDGEDTKMIVGEEKKFLLPFWLQVIFISLLLCLSGMFSGLNLGLMALDPMELRIVQNCGTDKEKNYAKRIEPVRRQGNYLLCSLLLGNVLVNTTLTILLDDIAGSGLVAVVVSTIGIVIFGEIVPQAICSRHGLAVGANTIFLTKFFMMMTFPASYPVSKLLDCVLGQEIGTVYNREKLLEMLRVTDPYNDLVKEELNIIQGALELRTKTVEDVMTPLRDCFMIAAEAVLDFNTMSEIMESGYTRIPVFEGDRSNIVDLLFVKDLAFVDPDDCTPLKTITRFYNHPLHFVFNDTKLDAMLEEFKKGKSHLAIVQRVNNEGEGDPFYEVLGIVTLEDVIEEIIKSEILDETDLYTDNKTKKKVAHRDRKQDFSAFKQTDSEMKVKISPQLLLAMHRFLATEVEAFGPSQMSEKILLRLLKHPNVIQELKYDEKNKKAPEHYLYQRNKPVDYFVLILQGKVEVEAGKEGMKFEAGAFSYYGVMALTASPVPLSLSRTFVVSRTELLAAGSPGRSPAQSYASQVGILNFHL
- the CNNM2 gene encoding metal transporter CNNM2 isoform X2 → MAALPGGNMAGGGRGARVVLLLLLGGCLGRRPPAAAAAAAPPAAVVPSAAAAEETVIIGLRLEDTDDVSFMEGGALRVSERTRVKLRVYGQNINNETWSRIAFTEHERRRGGRAAAGAAGRGGGGGGGGAAGGGGGAPQRCGIRTSDIIILPHIVLNRRTSGIIEIEIKPLRKTEKSKSYYLCTSVSAPAAAALGPGATGGLAGAEGPAGPPPWGETTWIYHDGEDTKMIVGEEKKFLLPFWLQVIFISLLLCLSGMFSGLNLGLMALDPMELRIVQNCGTDKEKNYAKRIEPVRRQGNYLLCSLLLGNVLVNTTLTILLDDIAGSGLVAVVVSTIGIVIFGEIVPQAICSRHGLAVGANTIFLTKFFMMMTFPASYPVSKLLDCVLGQEIGTVYNREKLLEMLRVTDPYNDLVKEELNIIQGALELRTKTVEDVMTPLRDCFMIAAEAVLDFNTMSEIMESGYTRIPVFEGDRSNIVDLLFVKDLAFVDPDDCTPLKTITRFYNHPLHFVFNDTKLDAMLEEFKKGKSHLAIVQRVNNEGEGDPFYEVLGIVTLEDVIEEIIKSEILDETDLYTDNKTKKKVAHRDRKQDFSAFKQTDSEMKVKISPQLLLAMHRFLATEVEAFGPSQMSEKILLRLLKHPNVIQELKYDEKNKKAPEHYLYQRNKPVDYFVLILQGKVEVEAGKEGMKFEAGAFSYYGVMALTASPAENKSPPRPCGLNHSDSLSRSDRIDAVTPTLGSSNNQLNASFLQVYVPDYSVKALTDIQFVKISRQQYQNALMASRMDKTPQSSDSENTKIELTLTELHDGLPDETANLLNEQNCVTHNKPNHSMHSEGAI
- the CNNM2 gene encoding metal transporter CNNM2 isoform X1 — its product is MAALPGGNMAGGGRGARVVLLLLLGGCLGRRPPAAAAAAAPPAAVVPSAAAAEETVIIGLRLEDTDDVSFMEGGALRVSERTRVKLRVYGQNINNETWSRIAFTEHERRRGGRAAAGAAGRGGGGGGGGAAGGGGGAPQRCGIRTSDIIILPHIVLNRRTSGIIEIEIKPLRKTEKSKSYYLCTSVSAPAAAALGPGATGGLAGAEGPAGPPPWGETTWIYHDGEDTKMIVGEEKKFLLPFWLQVIFISLLLCLSGMFSGLNLGLMALDPMELRIVQNCGTDKEKNYAKRIEPVRRQGNYLLCSLLLGNVLVNTTLTILLDDIAGSGLVAVVVSTIGIVIFGEIVPQAICSRHGLAVGANTIFLTKFFMMMTFPASYPVSKLLDCVLGQEIGTVYNREKLLEMLRVTDPYNDLVKEELNIIQGALELRTKTVEDVMTPLRDCFMIAAEAVLDFNTMSEIMESGYTRIPVFEGDRSNIVDLLFVKDLAFVDPDDCTPLKTITRFYNHPLHFVFNDTKLDAMLEEFKKGKSHLAIVQRVNNEGEGDPFYEVLGIVTLEDVIEEIIKSEILDETDLYTDNKTKKKVAHRDRKQDFSAFKQTDSEMKVKISPQLLLAMHRFLATEVEAFGPSQMSEKILLRLLKHPNVIQELKYDEKNKKAPEHYLYQRNKPVDYFVLILQGKVEVEAGKEGMKFEAGAFSYYGVMALTASPVPLSLSRTFVVSRTELLAAGSPAENKSPPRPCGLNHSDSLSRSDRIDAVTPTLGSSNNQLNASFLQVYVPDYSVKALTDIQFVKISRQQYQNALMASRMDKTPQSSDSENTKIELTLTELHDGLPDETANLLNEQNCVTHNKPNHSMHSEGAI